From a single Mobula birostris isolate sMobBir1 chromosome 13, sMobBir1.hap1, whole genome shotgun sequence genomic region:
- the LOC140208573 gene encoding NACHT, LRR and PYD domains-containing protein 3-like, with translation MDNGMSSGGVPVTSTSGKDTGPSSVITELLASWNDFQLLQLTDFYRDRLEQAMEGGMHGVSLALTAENQFSGEEHRKISDLADKGERADSSKLLLSLVMEKGSRARRVMWETFVKMQNCVPNLDKILKEIQIYGCDPSHRPIPAQLLLEFLSELKDVQQKHKETLRAQTETLRVNTILMREKVKVFQLVDRYAELTVISTVRDRRLVEHELLARGRDHEEWREEHLCGELEKIRTDQLFQSSFSRSNSKSGSSAAVAGVPGIGKTTMVQKIVHDWATGKIYQQFQFVFSFKFRDLNTITCQINLRELILDQYPYFGNLLREVWKNPEGLLFIFDGLDEFNDKIDFAGSQRNTEPRSTCTDPEFKCKVSDILYSLIQHKLLPGCSVLVTTRPTALHLLKMAEISVCAEILGFVGKEQKEYFIRHFEDQTVAAAVFKHVEENKILYTMSYNPSYCWILALALGPFFTQRVSDPQRVPKTITQLYSYYIYNFLKNHGREIENPRDVFLSLGQMAFRGVSQKKIVFTDGDLINYNLQPSQFLSGFLMELLEREDSARSVVYTFPHLTIQEFVAAIAQFLTLHPENILKFLTEAHSTTDGRFEVFLRFVAGLSNPMTARGLEEFLGPFPHQTTCRVIDWVKEEVKRQSGNTWSESGKRSLLNTLHYLFESQNRGLAQAAVGSVETLSFSGMTLTPIDCAVLSHVIGLCDRIKRLDLEYCHIHCEGIQRLGPGLHKCRELRLSGNELGDSGVKLVSAALRNPECKIQKLWLESVGLTDSVAEDLVSALSTNPSLTGLDLGLNSLTDRTVPALRRLILTLPSLVQIWLGNNRFSETGEKELRSLQGVKPGLRVDL, from the exons ATGGATAACGGAATGAGCAGTGGAGGCGTTCCAGTGACGTCAACATCGGGAAAGGACACGG GTCCGAGCTCAGTGATCACCGAGCTCCTGGCAAGCTGGAACGATTTCCAGCTGCTGCAGTTGACGGATTTCTACCGGGACAGGCTGGAGCAGGCGATGGAAGGAGGGATGCACGGAGTGAGCCTGGCGTTAACGGCCGAGAATCAGTTCAGCGGAGAGGAACAtcgg AAAATCTCTGATCTCGCTGATAAGGGAGAGCGGGCGGACAGTTCTAAACtcctcctgagcctggtgatggagaaaggctcccgcgcccggagggtgatgtgggaaacCTTTGTGAAAATGCAGAACTGTGTCCCAAATTtggacaaaatactgaaggaaataCAGATATATG GTTGTGATCCCTCCCATCGACCAATTCCCGCTCAACTTTTACTAGAGTTTCTCAGTGAGCTGAAAG atgttcaacagaaacacaaggagactctgcgggcacaaactgaaaccctgagagtgaacacgatcctgatgagggagaaggtgaaggttttccagctggttgatcgatacgctgagctcacggtcatttctactgttcgagatcggagactggtggaacatgagctgctggcaagaggcagagaccacgaggagtggagagaggaacatcTCTGCGGAGAGCTGGAAAAAATCCGCACTGATCAGCTGTTCCAGAGCAGCTTCTCCCGGAGTAATTCCAAATCTGGGAGTtcggcagcagtggccggagtcccggggatcgggaaaacaacaatggtacaaaagattgtccatgactgggccacagggaaaatataccaacaattccagtttgtcttcagtttcaaattccgggaTTTAAACACCATCACTTGTCAAATAAACCTGagggaactgattctggatcagtatccGTACTTTGGGAATTTACTcagagaggtctggaagaacccagagggattgctgtttatatttgatggtttggatgaattcaatGACAAAATTGATTTTGCTGGCAGTCAGAGAAACACAGAACCTCGGTCCACATGCACAGATCCTGAATTCAAGTGCAAGGTGTCTGACATtttgtacagtttaatccagcacaagctgctcccagggtgttcagtgctggtcacCACCCGTCCCACTGCGTTACATTTATTGAAAATGGCAGAGATCAGTGTCTgtgctgaaatcctgggatttgttggcaAGGAACAGAAGGAGTATTTcatcaggcattttgaagatcagacggtggcagcagctgttttcaaacacgtggaGGAGAACAAGAttctgtacaccatgagctacaacccctcctactgctggatcctcgctctggcactgggccccttcttcacacaaagagtcagcgacccgcagcgagttcccaagaccatcacccaactgtattcctactatatttacaacttcctgaaaaaccacggccgtgagattgagaacccccgtgatgtgtttCTCAGtcttggtcagatggccttcagaggggTGTCCCagaagaagattgtgtttacagatggagatttaatcaactacaatctgcagccttcccagttcctgtccgggttcctgatggagcttttggagagagaagattctgcccggagcgtggtgtacacattcccacacctcaccatccaagagtttgtagctgctATCGCACAATTCCTGACTCTACATCCCGAGaatatcctgaaattcctcactgaagcccacagcacgacagatgggcgatttgaggtatttctccgtttcgttgctggtctctccaacccaatgacagctcggggcctggaggagtttctgggcccgtttcctcatcaaacaacctgccgggtgattgactgggtgaaggaggaggttaaacgccagAGTGGAAACACATGGAGTGAATCTGGTAAAAGGAGtctcctgaacacattgcactacctgtttgaatctcagaatcgtggactggctcaggCTGCAGTGGGatctgtggaaacactttcattcagtggaatgacactgaccccgattgactgcgcggtcctgtctcatgtcatcggactctgtgataGAATAAAACGTCTCGACCTGGAGTACTGTCACATTCActgtgaaggaatccagcggctgggacccgggctgcacaagtgccgGGAGTTGAG acTGAGTGGTaatgaactgggagattcaggagtgaaactggtgtctgcggctctgaggaacccggagtgtaaaatacagaaactgtg gctggaaagtgtcggtctcacagattctgttgccgaggatctcgtctccgctctcagtacaaacccatctcTGACGGGGCTGGACCTGGGATTAAACTCGCTGACAGACCGAACTGTCCCCGCTCTCCGCCGCCTCATATTGACCCTCCCGAGTCTGGTGCAGATCTG GCTGGGGAACAATCGGTTCAGTGAGACCGGGGAGAAGGAACTGAGATCTCTGCAGGGAGTCAAacctggactgagagtggatctgtga